A genome region from Macadamia integrifolia cultivar HAES 741 unplaced genomic scaffold, SCU_Mint_v3 scaffold1591, whole genome shotgun sequence includes the following:
- the LOC122064269 gene encoding eukaryotic translation initiation factor 4B3-like, which yields MATDLSSAWSKPGKWALDSEEHEAELLEQPQQHQQKNTENGQFDFPSLAAAAATTKSKKKKGQTISLAEFSTGKPVGPGTGKAAQTTIQLNRLTTDELLILPTGPRERTAEELDRSRHGFRTYGLNDGSARNRYSNSDDSSNSKWGSSRVSDEPRKNGGFNRDSAPSRADEIDDWGATKKFTPAPASERRERAGFFDSQSKADESDSWVSKKSNTPSEGRRFGGGFENYRDRRGGFDAVLKETSNGGGAESDTWGRKKEEGTGGVSGPGRRRLVLQPRTLPVNDEDQQQPGSGSTTRSKGSNPFGEARPREEILAEKGQDWKKIGEQLESMKLKEMGSGIHDGPSLGKKSFESGNGRASQPEDQSERSWRKTDTDTDTDAVDVPTQSAGKTEEEEEEGVAEE from the exons atggCGACCGATTTATCATCTGCTTGGTCGAAACCAGGGAAGTGGGCACTTGATTCGGAAGAACACGAAGCCGAGCTTCTCGAACAACCACAACAGCATCAGCAGAAGAACACTGAGAACGGCCAATTTGATTTCCCATCCCTGGCAGCCGCTGCCGCCACCACCaagtccaagaagaagaaaggccaAACCATCTCTCTTGCCGAATTCAGCACCGGTAAGCCGGTCGGTCCGGGCACCGGTAAAGCTGCTCAAACCACCATACAACTCAACCGTCTGACCACTGACGAGCTTCTCATCCTTCCCACCGGACCCCGCGAGCGTACCGCCGAAGAACTCGACCGCTCCCGCCATGGTTTCCGTACCTATGGCCTCAACGATGGCTCCGCTCGGAATAGGTATTCCAACAGTGACGATTCTTCCAACTCGAAGTGGGGCTCTTCTAGGGTTTCGGATGAGCCGCGTAAAAACGGCGGATTTAACAGGGATTCTGCTCCTTCCCGTGCTGATGAGATCGATGATTGGGGCGCCACAAAGAAATTTACGCCTGCTCCCGCGTCTGAGCGGAGGGAGAGAGCTGGCTTCTTTGATTCCCAGTCTAAGGCTGATGAATCTGACAGTTGGGTGTCCAAAAAGAGCAACACACCTTCGGAAGGTCGCAGATTTGGCGGTGGATTTGAGAACTATAGGGACCGGCGAGGAGGTTTCGATGCAGTTCTGAAAGAGACATCTAATGGAGGAGGTGCGGAATCAGATACTTgggggaggaagaaggaagaagggactGGAGGTGTAAGTGGACCTGGAAGGCGGAGACTTGTTTTGCAGCCTCGTACTTTGCCGGTGAATGATGAAGATCAGCAGCAGCCAGGGTCAGGATCGACGACGAGAAGTAAAGGTTCCAACCCATTTGGAGAAGCTCGACCAAGAGAGGAGATTTTGGCGGAGAAAGGACAAGATTGGAAAAAGATTGGTGAACAGCTGGAGTCAATGAAACTTAAGGAGATGGGTTCCGGGATTCATGACGGCCCGTCCTTGGGGAAGAAGAGTTTTGAAAGTGGGAATGGAAGGGCAAGTCAACCTGAGGATCAGAGTGAGAGAAGTTGGAGGAAGACCGATACAGATACAGATACAGATGCAGTTGATGTTCCTACTCAAAG TGCTGGCAAAaccgaggaggaggaggaggagggagtGGCAGAAGAATAA